Proteins encoded together in one Oscillospiraceae bacterium window:
- a CDS encoding ABC transporter ATP-binding protein — protein sequence MLKISDVEKTFNPGTINEKKALKGINLHLAEGDFVTVIGGNGAGKSTMLNMIAGVYPVDCGSIVIGGTDITDLPEYKRAKYLGRVFQDPMTGTAADMQIEENLALAARRGKRRTLRVGITAKERAEYKELLKILDLGLEERLTAKVGLLSGGQRQALTLLMATLKKPKLLLLDEHTAALDPKTAKKVLEITREIVSKDNLTTIMITHNMHDAIEYGNRLIMMHDGKVIVDVKGEEKKKLTIPQLLELFEKASGSEFANDKVMLSKQTGE from the coding sequence ATGCTTAAAATATCCGATGTCGAAAAGACCTTTAACCCCGGCACTATAAATGAAAAAAAGGCATTGAAGGGCATCAATCTCCATCTTGCCGAGGGTGATTTTGTAACAGTTATCGGAGGCAACGGTGCGGGAAAATCCACAATGCTTAATATGATTGCAGGTGTTTACCCTGTGGATTGCGGTAGTATTGTAATTGGCGGTACAGATATTACAGATTTACCCGAATATAAAAGAGCAAAGTATCTGGGCAGAGTTTTTCAGGACCCCATGACGGGAACTGCCGCCGATATGCAGATTGAAGAAAACCTTGCTCTCGCGGCAAGACGCGGAAAAAGAAGAACTCTCAGAGTCGGTATCACAGCTAAAGAAAGAGCAGAATATAAAGAGCTTCTCAAAATTCTTGATTTGGGTCTTGAGGAAAGACTTACTGCTAAGGTCGGACTTCTTTCGGGCGGTCAGAGACAGGCTTTGACCTTGCTTATGGCAACACTGAAGAAGCCAAAGCTTTTGCTTCTTGACGAGCATACCGCCGCACTTGACCCCAAAACTGCAAAAAAGGTTCTGGAAATCACACGGGAAATTGTTTCAAAGGATAACCTTACAACCATTATGATTACTCATAATATGCACGATGCAATCGAATACGGCAACCGCCTTATTATGATGCACGACGGAAAAGTAATCGTTGATGTAAAGGGAGAAGAAAAGAAAAAGCTTACCATTCCTCAGCTCCTTGAATTGTTTGAGAAAGCAAGCGGAAGCGAATTTGCAAACGACAAGGTTATGCTTTCCAAGCAAACAGGGGAATGA
- a CDS encoding ABC transporter permease has protein sequence MEILGQLLNALPGSFSQGLIWGIMAIGVYITYRILDVADLTVDGSFATGGAVAVVLILNGCNLWLAMLIAFIAGLLAGAITGLLHTCMGIPAILAGILTQLALYSINLKIMGKANQSVNVNRTDLLVSLRWVKEFAFHNPLITVGIVSVILIAVLYWFFGTEMGCGIRATGINLNMSRAQGINTSFNKVLGIMLSNGLVAFSGAFLAQYQGFADIKMGQGAIVIGLAAVIIGEALFGKIFKNFALRLLSVSFGSIIYYIVIQTVITLGMDANLLKLLSAAIVAVFLAIPYWKRQYTEKHMRKHKGVK, from the coding sequence ATGGAAATTTTAGGACAGCTTTTAAACGCATTGCCCGGCTCCTTTTCGCAGGGACTTATATGGGGCATTATGGCAATTGGAGTTTACATCACATACCGAATTTTAGACGTTGCCGATCTGACGGTTGACGGTTCCTTTGCAACCGGCGGTGCGGTTGCGGTTGTTCTCATATTGAACGGCTGTAATTTGTGGCTTGCGATGCTTATTGCGTTTATCGCAGGTCTTTTGGCCGGTGCAATTACGGGACTTTTGCATACCTGCATGGGTATTCCGGCAATTCTGGCGGGAATACTTACCCAGCTTGCGCTGTATTCCATAAACCTCAAGATTATGGGAAAAGCCAATCAATCTGTAAATGTAAACCGGACAGACCTTCTTGTTTCGCTTCGCTGGGTTAAGGAATTTGCTTTTCACAACCCGCTTATAACAGTGGGAATTGTTTCGGTTATTCTGATTGCGGTTTTGTACTGGTTTTTCGGAACTGAAATGGGATGCGGCATAAGAGCCACGGGAATAAATCTCAATATGAGTCGCGCACAGGGAATTAACACAAGCTTCAATAAGGTGCTGGGTATTATGCTTTCCAACGGACTTGTTGCGTTTTCGGGTGCTTTCCTTGCACAGTATCAGGGCTTTGCCGATATAAAAATGGGACAGGGCGCTATCGTTATCGGTCTTGCCGCAGTTATTATCGGCGAGGCGTTGTTCGGAAAGATTTTCAAGAATTTTGCGTTAAGACTTTTGTCGGTTTCCTTCGGCTCGATTATTTATTATATTGTTATCCAGACGGTTATTACTCTGGGAATGGATGCAAATCTCCTGAAGCTTCTCTCGGCGGCGATAGTTGCTGTGTTCCTTGCCATTCCCTATTGGAAAAGACAATATACCGAAAAACATATGAGAAAGCACAAGGGGGTAAAGTAA
- a CDS encoding ABC transporter substrate-binding protein yields the protein MKKVLSLILVLVLCVGCLSLAGCSGNDAGTAKYKIGIIQLVEHVALDAATDGFRQAIIDELGEDAVDFDVQNGQNDPNTCSTIANQFVSNNVDLIMANATPALQAASAATGDIPILGTSVTEYGVALEIKDFNGTVGGNISGTSDLAPLDKQAEMITEWCPDAKNVGLLYCSKEANSQYQVDVIKAELENKGLTVTLYPFTDSNDLAQICTTAADNNDVIYVPTDNTVAENTGIIDNICEPKKIPVIAGEEGICSGCGIATLSISYYDLGYTTGKMAVKILRDGADISAMPIEYAENQTPKYNKQNCEALGITPLEGYAAIGEN from the coding sequence ATGAAAAAGGTGTTATCTTTAATTTTGGTACTTGTTCTTTGTGTGGGATGCTTATCCCTTGCCGGTTGTTCAGGCAATGATGCGGGCACGGCAAAATACAAAATCGGTATTATTCAGCTTGTAGAACATGTGGCGCTTGATGCCGCAACTGACGGCTTCAGACAGGCAATCATTGATGAGCTTGGCGAAGATGCGGTTGATTTTGATGTTCAGAACGGTCAGAACGACCCCAATACCTGTTCAACCATTGCAAACCAGTTTGTTTCAAATAATGTTGATTTGATTATGGCAAACGCTACACCTGCTCTCCAGGCGGCATCGGCGGCGACAGGTGATATCCCGATTCTCGGTACATCGGTTACCGAATACGGTGTAGCACTTGAAATCAAGGATTTCAACGGCACTGTCGGCGGAAATATTTCCGGTACCTCCGACCTTGCTCCCCTTGACAAGCAGGCCGAGATGATTACAGAATGGTGTCCCGATGCAAAAAATGTCGGTCTTCTTTACTGCTCAAAGGAAGCAAACAGCCAGTATCAGGTAGATGTTATTAAAGCCGAGCTTGAAAACAAGGGCCTTACTGTTACATTGTATCCGTTTACCGACTCCAACGACCTGGCTCAGATTTGCACAACAGCCGCTGATAATAACGATGTAATCTATGTTCCTACCGATAACACCGTTGCGGAAAACACAGGTATTATCGACAATATCTGCGAGCCCAAGAAAATCCCCGTAATCGCCGGCGAAGAGGGTATTTGCTCGGGATGCGGTATTGCGACACTTTCCATCAGCTACTATGACCTCGGCTACACAACCGGTAAGATGGCAGTGAAGATTTTGAGAGACGGTGCCGATATCTCTGCAATGCCTATTGAATATGCAGAAAATCAAACACCCAAATACAATAAACAGAACTGCGAGGCTTTAGGTATTACTCCTCTTGAAGGATATGCAGCTATCGGAGAAAATTAA
- a CDS encoding LysR family transcriptional regulator, with protein sequence MMFAIDIFDAQGDIMELRNMITFIHVAELGSFTKAAEQLGYSQSTISFQIKQLEDELGCLLFERINHTITLTERGRELVSYAHQIRALTDEFRENLEEEECKGHIHIVTPDSVCDGMINRNYMDFHQKYPYISVRFSTGDSGVMLNMLDHNEADVIITLDAHIYNKDYIIAKEEQISMHFVANSGSRFAKVKNLSIKEIINEPFVLTERGQGYRRVFDKELAKKSLEITPVLEIGRTDMITSLIAQSDMTSYLPDFVTEEMVKSGKLCYLDVCDVHTEIWKQLIYHKNKWMSKSLKTFINYIAENEFTQNYK encoded by the coding sequence TTGATGTTTGCCATCGATATTTTCGATGCACAGGGGGATATAATGGAATTACGCAATATGATTACTTTTATTCACGTAGCAGAGCTTGGCAGCTTCACAAAAGCCGCAGAGCAGCTTGGTTACTCTCAATCGACAATTTCATTTCAGATAAAACAGCTTGAGGACGAGCTTGGCTGTCTTTTATTTGAAAGAATAAATCATACCATAACCCTCACCGAAAGAGGCCGCGAGCTTGTTTCGTATGCTCATCAGATACGTGCATTAACCGATGAATTCAGGGAAAATCTCGAAGAGGAGGAATGTAAGGGTCATATTCATATTGTAACACCCGATTCTGTCTGCGACGGTATGATTAACCGGAACTATATGGATTTCCACCAAAAATATCCTTATATTTCTGTCCGTTTCTCAACAGGCGACTCGGGGGTCATGCTCAACATGCTGGACCACAACGAAGCGGATGTTATTATAACACTTGACGCTCATATATACAATAAGGATTACATTATAGCAAAAGAAGAACAGATTTCCATGCACTTTGTGGCGAATTCCGGCTCTCGGTTTGCAAAGGTGAAAAACCTGTCAATCAAGGAAATCATAAATGAGCCTTTTGTATTGACCGAACGCGGTCAGGGTTACAGAAGAGTTTTTGACAAGGAGCTTGCCAAAAAGTCACTGGAAATAACCCCTGTCCTTGAAATAGGAAGAACCGATATGATAACTTCTCTTATTGCTCAGAGTGATATGACTTCGTATCTGCCCGATTTTGTCACGGAAGAAATGGTTAAATCAGGTAAACTTTGTTATCTGGATGTGTGCGATGTGCATACAGAGATTTGGAAACAGCTTATATATCATAAAAACAAATGGATGTCAAAAAGCCTCAAGACCTTCATCAACTATATAGCGGAAAACGAGTTTACGCAGAATTACAAATAA
- a CDS encoding NAD(P)/FAD-dependent oxidoreductase, with the protein MNKVAVVGGGAAGLFCAGTLKSLGADVTLFEKNRVWGKKLLITGKGRCNVTNDCTPDEVIKNVPRNGKFLFSAVNSFTPRDVMDFFESRNVPLKTERGRRVFPVSDSARDIRDALWNYCKGVKTVNEAVTDIIAENGSVCGVKTQNASYDFDKVVVCTGGLSYPLTGSTGDGYTFAERLGHTVIEPMPSLVPMLCKEECCCDMMGLTLKNVVLTLWDIEKKKRLFEEMGEMLFTHFGVSGPLVLSASAHIGRSEKEKAGLESGRYKLKIDLKPALDSETLNNRILSDFEKYKNKNFVNSLGDLLPSGMVSPVIEQTGIPPVKKVNEITRAERMRLIEVLKSFELTVCGFRPIDEAIITSGGVKTSEIDPGTMQSKLVEGLYFAGEVIDTDAYTGGFNLQIAFSTAYLAAKAIHL; encoded by the coding sequence ATGAATAAGGTCGCTGTTGTAGGCGGCGGCGCGGCAGGGCTTTTTTGCGCGGGAACGCTTAAAAGTCTTGGCGCAGATGTAACGCTGTTTGAAAAAAACCGTGTGTGGGGCAAAAAGCTGCTTATCACGGGAAAGGGTCGGTGCAACGTGACCAACGACTGCACTCCCGACGAGGTTATCAAAAACGTGCCCCGTAACGGAAAATTTCTGTTTTCCGCCGTCAATAGCTTTACTCCCCGTGACGTTATGGACTTTTTTGAAAGCCGTAATGTACCGCTTAAAACCGAGCGCGGACGCAGGGTTTTTCCCGTAAGCGACAGCGCACGCGATATACGCGATGCACTTTGGAATTACTGCAAAGGGGTAAAAACGGTAAATGAAGCCGTTACCGACATAATTGCCGAAAACGGCAGTGTGTGCGGTGTTAAAACCCAAAATGCAAGCTATGATTTTGATAAAGTGGTGGTGTGTACGGGAGGGCTTTCTTACCCGCTTACAGGCTCCACGGGGGACGGCTACACCTTTGCCGAACGGCTGGGTCATACCGTTATTGAGCCCATGCCGTCGCTTGTACCCATGCTGTGCAAAGAGGAATGCTGTTGTGACATGATGGGGCTGACACTCAAAAATGTGGTTTTGACCCTGTGGGACATCGAAAAGAAAAAACGGCTCTTTGAGGAAATGGGGGAGATGCTTTTCACTCATTTCGGCGTTTCAGGTCCTCTTGTTCTCAGCGCGTCGGCGCATATCGGGCGCAGTGAAAAGGAAAAAGCAGGTCTGGAAAGCGGCCGCTATAAGCTGAAAATCGATTTAAAACCTGCCTTGGACAGCGAAACACTCAATAACCGCATACTTTCTGACTTTGAAAAATACAAAAATAAGAATTTTGTAAATTCGCTGGGTGACCTGTTGCCGTCGGGCATGGTGAGCCCTGTAATCGAGCAGACGGGTATCCCGCCTGTGAAAAAGGTCAACGAAATCACCCGTGCCGAGCGCATGAGGCTGATTGAGGTGCTTAAGAGCTTTGAACTGACGGTGTGCGGTTTCCGCCCCATTGACGAGGCAATTATTACCTCGGGGGGAGTAAAAACCTCAGAAATTGACCCCGGCACAATGCAGTCCAAGCTGGTAGAGGGGCTGTATTTTGCGGGTGAGGTAATAGATACCGATGCTTACACCGGAGGCTTTAATCTTCAGATAGCCTTCAGCACCGCATATCTTGCAGCTAAGGCAATTCACCTTTGA
- a CDS encoding MurR/RpiR family transcriptional regulator → MHRDFLRSLENPPKRMSKSHRLIADYVAENYEKAAYMTAAKLGAAVGVSESTVVRFAIECGFEGYPEFSRRLQELIPSRLTSAQRAEVTNLRLGDGDILDKVLTSDIEKIKNTMAQVDRDAFYKAADAIINSRTIYIMGVRSSSAPAGFMSYYFSLIFDNVRLVSSTTGSEMFEQVFKASEGDVVIGISFPRYSKRVVHAMEYAKSKGACLIALTDSEESPIARLADYTLLAKSDMASFADSLVAPMSIINALIVTIGKKKNEYIQRVFTELEAIWDEHDVYEKNNE, encoded by the coding sequence ATGCACAGAGATTTTCTGAGAAGTCTTGAAAATCCGCCTAAAAGAATGTCAAAATCACACAGACTTATTGCTGATTATGTGGCGGAAAATTATGAAAAGGCGGCCTATATGACAGCGGCAAAATTAGGCGCGGCAGTGGGTGTTTCGGAATCTACCGTCGTGAGATTTGCCATTGAATGCGGATTTGAGGGTTACCCCGAGTTCAGCCGTCGGCTTCAGGAGCTTATTCCCTCCAGGCTGACCTCCGCACAGCGTGCCGAGGTTACCAATCTGCGTCTGGGCGACGGAGATATACTGGATAAGGTGCTGACTTCCGATATAGAAAAAATCAAAAATACCATGGCGCAGGTGGATCGCGATGCGTTCTACAAGGCGGCGGATGCCATAATCAACTCCCGTACCATATATATTATGGGTGTCCGTTCCTCCAGTGCCCCCGCGGGCTTTATGAGCTACTATTTCTCTCTTATTTTTGATAATGTCCGTCTTGTAAGCTCGACCACCGGAAGTGAAATGTTCGAGCAGGTGTTCAAGGCGTCCGAGGGAGATGTGGTTATCGGTATAAGCTTCCCGCGCTATTCCAAGCGTGTTGTTCATGCCATGGAATATGCCAAGAGCAAGGGGGCTTGCCTTATTGCCCTGACCGACAGCGAGGAATCTCCCATAGCGCGTCTTGCGGACTACACTTTGCTTGCAAAGAGCGATATGGCGTCCTTTGCAGACTCACTTGTTGCCCCCATGAGTATTATAAACGCACTTATCGTTACCATCGGCAAGAAGAAAAACGAATATATCCAGCGCGTGTTCACCGAGCTTGAAGCTATCTGGGATGAGCACGATGTGTATGAAAAGAACAATGAATAA
- a CDS encoding M20/M25/M40 family metallo-hydrolase → MTQNELVQLTKQLCVIPAPSNHEEKRAEFCKNYFERVGAKDAYIDDALNVVVPIDCDKYEDIAVIMAHTDTVFPDMTPFTPREENGRLYCPAVGDDTVHLAFLMLCVADIIKYKKKPKMGLLFVANSGEEGLGNLKGVRKIMEEYASRVKEFITLDGTVKHFVTHAVGSHRYRISITAQGGHSFSAFGNSNALHVASQLVTRLYDIAVPKKDGTKTTYNVGMISGGTSVNTIAQSAEMLYEYRSDDKECLAFMQKCFRETVEKLLSDRKDDQVNINVELIGERPCGGDVDKTAQKALVDRCMAAYNEAGIENIRVDSGSTDCNIPLSLGIPSVCIGIAEFYGAHTREENLVLESLNAGIEAAQKVIGHYFDA, encoded by the coding sequence ATGACTCAGAATGAACTTGTACAGCTCACAAAACAGCTTTGTGTGATACCCGCACCTTCAAACCATGAGGAAAAGCGTGCGGAATTTTGCAAAAATTACTTTGAACGGGTGGGTGCAAAAGATGCGTATATTGACGATGCACTCAATGTTGTGGTGCCCATCGATTGCGATAAATATGAGGATATTGCCGTTATAATGGCGCATACCGACACGGTTTTTCCCGATATGACACCATTTACTCCCCGCGAGGAAAACGGCAGACTTTACTGTCCCGCGGTGGGGGATGACACGGTACATCTTGCATTTCTCATGCTGTGCGTGGCGGACATCATAAAATATAAAAAGAAACCCAAAATGGGACTTTTGTTTGTTGCAAACTCAGGCGAAGAGGGGCTTGGAAACCTCAAGGGCGTGCGCAAAATAATGGAGGAATACGCAAGCCGTGTAAAGGAATTTATTACGCTGGACGGCACTGTTAAGCATTTTGTTACGCATGCCGTGGGAAGCCACCGTTACCGCATAAGCATTACTGCTCAGGGCGGACATTCCTTCAGCGCTTTCGGCAACAGCAACGCGCTTCACGTGGCAAGCCAGCTTGTGACAAGGCTTTACGATATAGCTGTGCCCAAAAAGGACGGCACAAAGACTACATATAATGTGGGAATGATTTCGGGCGGTACCTCCGTAAATACCATTGCCCAGAGCGCCGAAATGCTGTACGAATACCGCTCGGACGACAAAGAATGTCTTGCATTTATGCAAAAATGCTTCCGTGAGACGGTCGAAAAGCTTTTATCCGACAGAAAAGATGACCAAGTGAATATAAATGTGGAGCTTATCGGCGAGCGTCCCTGTGGCGGAGATGTGGACAAGACTGCGCAAAAGGCGCTGGTTGACAGATGCATGGCGGCATATAATGAGGCGGGAATCGAAAATATCCGCGTGGACAGCGGTTCTACCGACTGCAATATTCCGCTTTCGCTGGGAATCCCCTCTGTGTGCATCGGAATTGCCGAGTTTTACGGCGCACATACCCGTGAGGAAAACCTTGTGCTGGAATCGCTGAATGCGGGTATTGAGGCGGCACAAAAGGTAATTGGCCACTATTTTGATGCTTGA